A part of Syngnathus acus chromosome 20, fSynAcu1.2, whole genome shotgun sequence genomic DNA contains:
- the abcd3a gene encoding ATP-binding cassette sub-family D member 3a isoform X1, whose amino-acid sequence MAAFSKYVTPKNSSIAGGILLMLYLLKNRRRKPKQECPKQRSDLVPNLEKDGKKDRAAVDRIFFLRIMRILRIMVPQVFCMETGYLILIALMLVARTYCDVWMIQNGTMIESAIIGRSRSDFKTFLFSFIRFMPLIALVNNFLKLGLNELKLRFRERLTKHLYDQYLQGFTYYKMGNLDNRIANADQLLTQDVEKFCNSVVELYSNLSKPLLDIGLYIFKLTTAIGAQGPAVMMSYLLISGLLLTRLRRPIGKMTVTEQRYEGEYRYVNSRLITNSEEIAFYNGNLREKQTIHSTFKKLVDHLHNFIFFRFTMGFVDSIIAKYIATVVGYLVVSRPFLNLSHPRHQHSRQSELLEDYYQSGRMLLRMSQALGRIVLAGREMTRLSGFTTRITELIKVLKDLNSGKYERTMVSQQRESDTTESLTLVPGRGQIINRDNIIKFDHTPLATPNGDILIRDLTFEVSSGTNVLVCGPNGCGKSSLFRVLGELWPLFGGQLTKPERGKLFYVPQRPYMTLGSLRDQVIYPDTIEEQRKKGISDQVLKEYLDNVQLGHILNREGSWDTVQDWMDVLSGGEKQRMAMARLFYHKPQFAILDECTSAVSVDVEHYIYSHCRMVGITLFTVSHRKSLWKHHEYYLHMDGRGSYEFKPITEETVEFGS is encoded by the exons ATGGCGGCTTTTAGTAAATATGTCACACCGAAGAATTCCTCCATAGCAGGTGGCATTTTACTGATGTTATATTTGCTGAAAAATAGAAGACGAAAGCCAAAGCAGGAGTG TCCAAAGCAACGATCAGATTTGGTGCCAAACTTGGAG AAGGATGGCAAAAAAGACCGTGCGGCAGTTGACAGAATTTTCTTTCTTCGAATTATGCGGATATTGCGGATCATGGTGCCTCAGGTTTTTTGCATGGAG ACTGGATACCTGATCCTAATTGCTCTGATGTTGGTGGCAAGGACCTACTGTGATGTATGGATGATTCAGAATGGGACCATGATTGAAAG TGCAATCATTGGCCGCTCAAGAAGCGATTTCAAGACCTTCTTGTTCAGCTTTATCCGATTCATGCCACTC ATAGCCTTGGTGAACAACTTCCTCAAGTTGGGGCTGAATGAGCTCAAACTGAGGTTTCGAGAACGCCTTACAAAGCACCTGTATGACCAGTATCTACA GGGCTTCACCTACTACAAAATGGGCAACTTGGACAACCGGATTGCCAATGCAGACCAGTTGCTGACTCAAGATGTGGAAAAATTCTGCAACAGTGTGGTGGAGCTGTATTCCAACCTCAGCAAG ccttTGCTGGATATCGGTTTATACATCTTCAAGTTGACCACTGCCATCGGGGCTCAG GGCCCTGCCGTGATGATGTCATACCTGCTCATCTCAGGTTTGCTGCTGACCAGATTGAGGAGACCCATCGGCAAAATGACTGTCACGGAGCAGCGCTATGAAGGAGAGTACCGCTATGTAAACTCTCGCCTCATCACCAACAG tGAGGAGATTGCATTCTACAATGGAAACCTGAGAGAAAAACAGACCATTCACTCTACGTTTAAGAAACTT GTTGACCATCTACATAACTTCATCTTCTTCCGTTTCACAATGGGATTTGTGGACAGCATAATTGCCAAAT ACATCGCCACTGTTGTGGGCTACCTGGTGGTTAGCAGGCCATTCTTAAACCTCTCCCACCCGCGACATCAGCACAGCAGACAGTCTGAGCTACTGGAG GATTATTACCAGAGTGGGAGGATGCTCCTTCGCATGTCCCAGGCGCTCGGCAGAATTGTTCTCGCCGGTCGAGAAATGACTCGGCTCTCGGG CTTCACAACTCGTATCACTGAACTGATCAAAGTCTTGAAGGATTTAAATTCTGGCAAATATGAACGCACCATGGTCTCCCAACAGAGgg AGTCGGACACAACAGAAAGCCTGACACTCGTGCCTGGAAGAGGTCAAATTATCAACAGAGATAACATCATCAA aTTTGACCATACGCCTTTAGCGACGCCAAATGGAGACATTCTGATCAGAGACCTTACATTTGAG GTGAGTTCTGGAACCAATGTTCTGGTGTGTGGACCAAATGGTTGTGGCAAGAGCTCGCTGTTCAGAGTCCTTGGCGag CTTTGGCCACTCTTTGGTGGACAGCTGACCAAACCAGAGAGAGGGAAGCTCTTCTATGTTCCACAG AGACCCTATATGACCCTTGGTTCTCTGCGAGACCAAGTCATTTACCCGGACACCATTGAAGaacaaaggaagaaaggaaTATCTGATCAG GTATTGAAGGAGTACTTGGATAATGTTCAGCTGGGCCACATCCTTAACAGGGAGGGCAGTTGGGACACAGTGCAGGActggatggatgttttgagTGGAGGAGAAAAGCAGAGGATGGCT ATGGCCCGACTGTTCTATCACAAACCCCAATTTGCTATTCTG
- the abcd3a gene encoding ATP-binding cassette sub-family D member 3a isoform X2: MAAFSKYVTPKNSSIAGGILLMLYLLKNRRRKPKQECPKQRSDLVPNLEDGKKDRAAVDRIFFLRIMRILRIMVPQVFCMETGYLILIALMLVARTYCDVWMIQNGTMIESAIIGRSRSDFKTFLFSFIRFMPLIALVNNFLKLGLNELKLRFRERLTKHLYDQYLQGFTYYKMGNLDNRIANADQLLTQDVEKFCNSVVELYSNLSKPLLDIGLYIFKLTTAIGAQGPAVMMSYLLISGLLLTRLRRPIGKMTVTEQRYEGEYRYVNSRLITNSEEIAFYNGNLREKQTIHSTFKKLVDHLHNFIFFRFTMGFVDSIIAKYIATVVGYLVVSRPFLNLSHPRHQHSRQSELLEDYYQSGRMLLRMSQALGRIVLAGREMTRLSGFTTRITELIKVLKDLNSGKYERTMVSQQRESDTTESLTLVPGRGQIINRDNIIKFDHTPLATPNGDILIRDLTFEVSSGTNVLVCGPNGCGKSSLFRVLGELWPLFGGQLTKPERGKLFYVPQRPYMTLGSLRDQVIYPDTIEEQRKKGISDQVLKEYLDNVQLGHILNREGSWDTVQDWMDVLSGGEKQRMAMARLFYHKPQFAILDECTSAVSVDVEHYIYSHCRMVGITLFTVSHRKSLWKHHEYYLHMDGRGSYEFKPITEETVEFGS, from the exons ATGGCGGCTTTTAGTAAATATGTCACACCGAAGAATTCCTCCATAGCAGGTGGCATTTTACTGATGTTATATTTGCTGAAAAATAGAAGACGAAAGCCAAAGCAGGAGTG TCCAAAGCAACGATCAGATTTGGTGCCAAACTTGGAG GATGGCAAAAAAGACCGTGCGGCAGTTGACAGAATTTTCTTTCTTCGAATTATGCGGATATTGCGGATCATGGTGCCTCAGGTTTTTTGCATGGAG ACTGGATACCTGATCCTAATTGCTCTGATGTTGGTGGCAAGGACCTACTGTGATGTATGGATGATTCAGAATGGGACCATGATTGAAAG TGCAATCATTGGCCGCTCAAGAAGCGATTTCAAGACCTTCTTGTTCAGCTTTATCCGATTCATGCCACTC ATAGCCTTGGTGAACAACTTCCTCAAGTTGGGGCTGAATGAGCTCAAACTGAGGTTTCGAGAACGCCTTACAAAGCACCTGTATGACCAGTATCTACA GGGCTTCACCTACTACAAAATGGGCAACTTGGACAACCGGATTGCCAATGCAGACCAGTTGCTGACTCAAGATGTGGAAAAATTCTGCAACAGTGTGGTGGAGCTGTATTCCAACCTCAGCAAG ccttTGCTGGATATCGGTTTATACATCTTCAAGTTGACCACTGCCATCGGGGCTCAG GGCCCTGCCGTGATGATGTCATACCTGCTCATCTCAGGTTTGCTGCTGACCAGATTGAGGAGACCCATCGGCAAAATGACTGTCACGGAGCAGCGCTATGAAGGAGAGTACCGCTATGTAAACTCTCGCCTCATCACCAACAG tGAGGAGATTGCATTCTACAATGGAAACCTGAGAGAAAAACAGACCATTCACTCTACGTTTAAGAAACTT GTTGACCATCTACATAACTTCATCTTCTTCCGTTTCACAATGGGATTTGTGGACAGCATAATTGCCAAAT ACATCGCCACTGTTGTGGGCTACCTGGTGGTTAGCAGGCCATTCTTAAACCTCTCCCACCCGCGACATCAGCACAGCAGACAGTCTGAGCTACTGGAG GATTATTACCAGAGTGGGAGGATGCTCCTTCGCATGTCCCAGGCGCTCGGCAGAATTGTTCTCGCCGGTCGAGAAATGACTCGGCTCTCGGG CTTCACAACTCGTATCACTGAACTGATCAAAGTCTTGAAGGATTTAAATTCTGGCAAATATGAACGCACCATGGTCTCCCAACAGAGgg AGTCGGACACAACAGAAAGCCTGACACTCGTGCCTGGAAGAGGTCAAATTATCAACAGAGATAACATCATCAA aTTTGACCATACGCCTTTAGCGACGCCAAATGGAGACATTCTGATCAGAGACCTTACATTTGAG GTGAGTTCTGGAACCAATGTTCTGGTGTGTGGACCAAATGGTTGTGGCAAGAGCTCGCTGTTCAGAGTCCTTGGCGag CTTTGGCCACTCTTTGGTGGACAGCTGACCAAACCAGAGAGAGGGAAGCTCTTCTATGTTCCACAG AGACCCTATATGACCCTTGGTTCTCTGCGAGACCAAGTCATTTACCCGGACACCATTGAAGaacaaaggaagaaaggaaTATCTGATCAG GTATTGAAGGAGTACTTGGATAATGTTCAGCTGGGCCACATCCTTAACAGGGAGGGCAGTTGGGACACAGTGCAGGActggatggatgttttgagTGGAGGAGAAAAGCAGAGGATGGCT ATGGCCCGACTGTTCTATCACAAACCCCAATTTGCTATTCTG